In Lathyrus oleraceus cultivar Zhongwan6 chromosome 2, CAAS_Psat_ZW6_1.0, whole genome shotgun sequence, the DNA window tacgatatccagtatacatcctagaaagccatcaaagggagtattctgtcagactatcttgctcagcagccgattgatgattatgagccgatgaagtttgattttccagatgaagacatcatgttcctcaagatgaaagactgtgaagagccagtagttgaggagggacctgatccaaacgaaaagtggactttgttgtttgatggggctgtcaatgctagaggaaatggaattggtgctgtcattacaactccgaaaggtgcccacatacctttcaccgctcgtttgacttttgagtgcacaaataatgaagctgagtacgaggcctgtattttgggtattgagcaagccattgatctgagaatcaagactctggacgtcttcggagattcagctctggtgatcaatcaagtgaatggtgattggaatactctccagcccactctggtcccctacagagattacacgagaagattgtatcatatacctcgtgatgagaaccagatggaagacgcacttgctactttatcctccatgatcaaggtaattcgctggaaccatgctcccaggatcgatgtgatgcgccttgacagggccgcatatgtgtttgctgctgaattggtagtcgatgacaagccctggtataacgatatcaagtgctttctaaagaatcaagagtaccctgcaggggcatccaacaatgacagaaagactttgagaagattgaaAGGCAGTTTCTTtttgaacaaagacgatgtgctgtataagaggaacttcgacatggttttgctcagatgtgtggacagacacgaagtggacatgttaatgcaggaagttcatgaaggttccttcggtactcatgccggcggacatgcaatggctaagaaattgttgagagcgggttattattggatgaccatggaatcagattgcttcaaatatgctcggaagtgtcataaatgccagatttatgctgataaggtgcatgtaccgccgaatcctctgaatgtgatgtcttcgccgtggccgttttctatgtggggtattgacatgattggaaagattgagccgactgcttccaatgggcatcgcttcatccttgtttccatcgactatttcaccaagtgggtcgaagcagcgtcgttcgcgaatgtcaccagacatgtggttgcccgtttcatcaagaaagaaatcatttgtcgctatgggattcccgaaagaatcattactgataatggttctaatctcaacaacaaaatgatgaaggagttgtgtcagaacatcaatattcagcatcacaattcttccccttaccgccctaagatgaacgacgctgttgaggcggagaataagaacataaagaagattgtgcagaagatggtcgtcacgtacagagattggcatgagatgctaccctttgccttgcatgggtaccgtacttcagtacgtacgtcgattggggcaaccccttactccctggtgtatggtatggaagctgtcctacctgttgaagtggagattccttctctaagagtcttgttggatgtcaagttagacgaagccgaatggattcggacaaggttcaatgagttgagtcttatcgaagagaggcgaatggcagccatttgtcatgggcagttgtatcagagtcggatgaagagagcctttgatcagaaagtgagtcctcgttgtttccaagtcggagatttagtgttgaaaaggatccttcctcctcagacagatcacaggggcaagtggactcctaactatgatggaccgtatattgtcaccaaggtttttgatggtggggccttaatgcttgcaactatggatggtgaaaacttcacttcccctgtgaactcagacgcagttaaaaaatacttcgcataaaatagacccgctggacagtaaaaagaatagtccaggcaaaaaatgcgcatcccgacgaaccaagaaaatgaaaaggttcgggcaaaaattagggattaaaaatgaaaagatcgtacacccggtaagttgaaaacctgaaaaggcaacttaggcaaaaatgggtatcccggtggattgaaaacccgaaaagggcgatccaggcaaaagttagggattaagcgaatgactgcgttctgagttagttctgaatctcatctcatgtcgatgactggaaattctcgaaaggtaggaaacagtccaatcacttttttcagaaagctgatcatctggaggatcttgaagacgagcgaatcatagcagaattggaacccaatagaaatccatttcacattgccattagattaatttctatttttatcttttgtgcgattacctctttccagggattgcttcctgatgtaaatgcctattcagaggccattcaatcaataaaatcatgttattcagtatatctctattttcattttactgttttgtttgcaaaaatgacgtccgaatttttgataaacattgcatcatgacacataagggctttacaggtacatgctcaataaacatttaaaattgctgtaaattttaagtgctttggatcgtctattcagaacaaataccctcggggcatttccttaaaatcccctgcagatgatcgtgaatatcttccccagtgaagtcaccaacagacgaattcggtgtcttatccctacagagctgatcagagcgttggattcttcaatccccagcagtttctcaccaccgtacttccccaagcggttgtttcagaatatacactccccagtagagttgacagtgccagattgtatacccccagcggagttgacagtgccagactgtatcttcccaacagaagtggctgctccttagagttcgaggccagatcgataatcccaatgccagatccatggtttctttccttgaagcagaacctcggtaccgtatcagtgtttgcttcccctgttgagtcatctctcgcagatcgtggttgccagaaccactatcgctttccccagcagcaggtgttcagtgtcgttttctccccagtcagaatctcggcatttcatcattgctagaacaccgtgtggcgggtcatttccccacatatttctttgcgctgtgcatctccaacagccttgccagagtccagaagatggtgatcatttccccagcagatccccttgcctcagcttggcattctacccagcatttcgcatccctgcatgtagaatcatattgcattgcatcctcccaaatcgcgtagcatttccattttcatggagcattacgccattgaaagattcaaacatacgcatgtaagcataaaacattctcggtatcccaagtgataagctagaagttgtttccagtactcagactgaagattgttcatgacccaccttggttatccctagcaagtgtcattggcccatgcgtcgcctttattatcattccctatttctgccaatgttgacaggcatgaagttttccgatgttcagatcgaagaagtttccgacgttcaggtcgatgcaacttgtggcatttaggccaattttccggtatccagaccgaagtggcattcaggccagttttccgatgtccagatcgaagaagtttccgacgttcaggtcgatgcaacttgtggcattcaggccagttttccgatgttcagatcgaagaagtttccgacgttcaggtcgatgcaacttgtggcattcaggccaattttccgatgttcagatcgaagaagtttccgacgttcaggtggatgcaacttgtggcattcaggtcaattttccgatgttcagatcgaagaagtttccgacgttcaggtcgatgcaacttgtggcattcaggccagttttccgatgttcagatcgaagaagtttccgacgttcaggtcgatgcaacttgtggcattcagcccatggttatttctgtgttaccatttattttggtatccaagttaacattctttttcggtattcagactgactctcaccgtaccagacagattcttctttcaagaccacctctttgccgattctgacagacattgttacttcacttcacttcagtgcaaatttttgggcttttattgtattcaatcccttgatacctcgaaagtacgaaagcagtTGCCGTCTTCTTcccgggtctccagttgattgaataggggcagctgtaatacaccaaaatttacccttcattttccctgaaaaaaaaaatacgaaaaaaaaaagaaaaaaaaaagaaagttaaaaagttaaaaataaataaaattaattaaataaataaataaaatataacaaattttttttggacttgggtctccctcatttgagcccactacccacgaaaatcagtctataaatactgaagtttcagtagaggaaaacacttggagttacactgggagattcactggagaaagattttgagagaaggaaacctaggaactactctgcagcgacctttaggcagccctgagaagttcactccgcctcacataaaccctaaagattgttttgtaaacctcacgggtgcaactcaatttcaatcaagttctccaatcaggtttgccctatatccatcatctttatgcctttaatttgaatgctctaaatgtatgaggtattatgggtgaatttgatacccttttgatgcatgtgtttgacaagaggtttaggcctcctacccttggttgctttttgtgagctttttttgtgaattttgatggaattattcatgtggttacattttgatttaggggcaactcttggttaccctattttgtttctctaacctgtttgttgagtttttgtgaaggcacatgacttttgcagggataacttgcgtggtttcccactttatttgtgggataacccctggaggtttattctgattactcgtattgactgattttctttgatggtctagctggagagatctcaaggttgctaatcctttaattgctgtaacttcggatctttatccgtgtggtaattttttccctttctcgtactttaccgctttcttagctagaagaccttgataggaggcaatgtttgagccccttggtggcattttactttgagatacatgttttgtattttgtattcatatccccacaggtagcgcggttccttcgtcaaggactgcctatttgccctcgagcatcccaaaccctaaaacccaaagcaacacgtttactccttctactacaggcgagtaagtctccaaaggtcgagcatccggtagattgcgtagtgacgtcgttcgtccaaaacccaatccacaaccccgtagttagccgaactacggcttgctctgattctcattccagatgagatacgtaggcataagatgcgatgtcttagtgagcacacatcccccaacccataggtcagccgagctacggagactctgattctcatattcagatgagatacgtatgcagtggatgcgacatccgcgcgagtcatttctcttaacctttttagtaaataaacacattaggtaaacccacaccctttagacgaaaaccacaaaagtggatcccgtagagtactacggatgcgtaggggtgctaataccttcccttcgcataaccgactcccgaacccatgatttggttgcgagaccccgtcttgtcctttcctttttcaggtttacttcgagcgtttcctttccctcatttgggatgaataacgcacggtggcgactcttctgtctttttctttcgccggttgtttttttggcgcactgtatttttcaggttgcgacagtagCAAAACaccccaatgctagggggtgtccctggTTTAGAATTATAAAAACTTTGAGTTTACaattgcatttataatattattcttacggtaACCTTTTAATGTGATTgatgctttctctttcggaccaatcgagattgttttatggttatcaattaggatGGACCGCCATTagtaaggttttcataaggttactctgcagtagataagatttctgaccatgagcaccactTTGAAAATTGATGGCCATAATGATGACGCAAAAAAATTGAGAATGTTCCtgttcactttagctgaagatgcggaagaatggttctactCTCTCCCATCCGGAAGTATCACATCATGGGAAGggatggaaactgcattcttaaatgagtattttccagcatcagcattcctgagaaaaaggtatgaaatcctgaatttcaaacagaaggatggtgaatcattgagagatgcctacaaaagattcgaaagggtcttagtagcgtgtccaactcataatatggatcagactgaacaaatgcagatgtttgttaacgggctgaaaataaagacaaaacagttgATCGATACAGCAGTTGGTGGGTCAACAAATTTCTCAATAGCCACCGGTATTAaaaggattattgaagcaatagaTGCCAATGAGCATCTAGATTATATGATAGGTGTACTAGCCAGTCGGAAGGGGTAATTGATCTAAAATTGGAAGCAAATAAAATTCGTCTGGAAGAAACAGTTGCTTTCGAAGTAGAAAAGAAATTAAAAGCTAtgaatcatcctaatttctccTGGAAGGACCAGAGAGGGAATGTTTCGCAACAGGGTACAAGAtaatatcagactcagtatcaacaacagaAGCAACAACAAGCACCAAAAAAGGTAGAatgggaaattgccattgaaaaatTAGCCGCCCATAAAAAATTTCGAAGTCCAaatgggtcagatagcacaacaatTAGCTTTAAATTCTCAAGCTCCGGGAACCTTACCCAGTGGTACGGTAACAAATCCGTGAGAACATAACAATGTTAACGTTGTCGTAACTAGAAGTGGAAAGTCAACGTAAGAAAACAATATGGAGGAAGATGGATTCTTAgaagtggatttagaaatcaaggaaaccaAGAACCAAGATGAAGAAGTAGTACTGCTACATGTCAAGGAGAAAGAAAAGGTTCCTAAACCAGTCATCAAAATCCCTTACCCTACGAGACAGAAGAAGAAAGATCAACATGAAAAACTTTTTAAAAGGTTCTTGGAaatgttcaaaaagcttgaaaTAAATATTCCATTTTCTGAGGGGCtagaacaaatgccaatatatgccaagttcatgaaagacatcatctccaaaAAGCATTCCACTGATATAGACCCGATCATCCTGACTAAAACATGTAGTGTCATTCTTAAAGGAAGGAAAATCCTAGTGAAAAATAAAGATAGGGGGTCGGATACTATTccttgcactattggtgatagaaaattcaagaaggaTCTGATTGACTTGGGAGCAAGTGTGAGTTTGATGCCACTATCCATCTACAAGAAATTAGGCATTGGCACCGTTCAAGATACTTGGATGATGCTTCAGTTTGTTGATCACTCTGTTAGGAGACCATAGGGAATAGTGGAAGACGTTTTGGTAAAGATTGACAAGTTTGCTTTTCCAGATGACTTTCTCATTCTGGAAATGCCCAAAGATGAGAAGACTCCTCTCATATTGGGCAGACCATTTTTAGAGACAGGACAATGCATGATAGTCATAGAGGAAGGAACGATGACCCTCAAACTCTATTGATGAAGAGCTAAAAATTGATGTGCGGAACACgatgcaatacaaagatgatattggCACAAGCCACATTGTAGAGATGATAGATAAGGTAATTGCTGAAGAAATTGAAAAGAAAATGCCCCAATCACCGTTAGAACGTGTGTTGAGTTGATCAATTTTCGAAAGTGATGAAGATGAGGGG includes these proteins:
- the LOC127122767 gene encoding uncharacterized protein LOC127122767, translating into MEEDGFLEVDLEIKETKNQDEEVVLLHVKEKEKVPKPVIKIPYPTRQKKKDQHEKLFKRFLEMFKKLEINIPFSEGLEQMPIYAKFMKDIISKKHSTDIDPIILTKTCSVILKGRKILVKNKDRGSDTIPCTIGDRKFKKDLIDLGASVSLMPLSIYKKLGIGTVQDTWMMLQFVDHSVRRP